The following are from one region of the Streptomyces tuirus genome:
- a CDS encoding protein kinase domain-containing protein — translation MSQDGAQGQYTGRALANGRYQLRDLLGQGGMASVHLAYDSVLDRQVAIKTLHTDLGREQAFRERFRREAQSVAKLTHTNIVSVFDTGEDTLDGMTTPYIVMEYVEGRPLGSVLDEDVRQQGAMPADKALKITADVLAALEISHEMGLVHRDIKPGNVMMTKRAVVKVMDFGIARAMQSGVTSMTQTGMVVGTPQYLSPEQALGRGVDARSDLYSVGIMLFQLVTGRLPFEADSPLAIAYAHVQEEPPVPSSINRSLPPAVDALIARALKKNPNERFPSAEAMRDECLRVAASFNAAPPSIVPGTQAPSGAGVGSAVFPPVDQAAPTPSGSVQTPYQPTPPPNPYGTPAPAGPAPAYGYPQQGGYQTPSPAAYSPQHGPSTPPPYNLTPQTAGASSGGRNNKPVIIGSVIVSVVAVGGLVTALLLNGGGEDDKGGGSGASASASAEKKPGYRGPDTTKTIDTEECTEPQESYNDPDKIQIPDFKFKNIKSVKACLQAAGWELNEKKVDENTYGDGTVMNQFPSADTDVDPEDMPEIELSVSTGNPPS, via the coding sequence ATGAGCCAGGACGGCGCACAGGGCCAGTACACGGGGCGGGCGCTCGCCAATGGCCGCTATCAGCTGCGCGACCTGCTCGGCCAGGGCGGCATGGCCTCGGTGCACCTCGCGTACGACAGCGTGCTCGACCGGCAGGTCGCCATCAAGACACTGCACACGGATCTCGGACGGGAACAGGCCTTCCGCGAGCGGTTCCGCCGCGAGGCCCAGTCCGTGGCCAAGCTCACGCACACCAACATCGTGTCGGTCTTCGACACCGGCGAGGACACCCTCGACGGCATGACGACGCCGTACATCGTCATGGAGTACGTCGAGGGCCGCCCGCTCGGCTCGGTTCTCGACGAGGACGTGCGGCAGCAGGGCGCGATGCCCGCGGACAAGGCGCTGAAGATCACGGCGGACGTGCTGGCCGCGCTGGAGATCAGTCACGAGATGGGCCTGGTCCACCGCGACATCAAGCCGGGCAACGTGATGATGACCAAGCGCGCCGTGGTCAAGGTCATGGACTTCGGCATCGCCCGCGCCATGCAGTCCGGCGTGACGTCGATGACGCAGACCGGCATGGTCGTCGGCACCCCGCAGTACCTCTCGCCGGAGCAGGCCCTCGGCCGCGGTGTGGACGCCCGCTCCGACCTGTACTCGGTCGGCATCATGCTGTTCCAACTGGTCACCGGGCGGCTGCCGTTCGAGGCGGACTCGCCGCTGGCCATCGCGTACGCGCACGTGCAGGAGGAGCCGCCGGTTCCGTCCTCGATCAACCGCTCGCTGCCCCCGGCCGTGGACGCGCTGATCGCCCGTGCGCTGAAGAAGAACCCGAACGAGCGTTTCCCCAGCGCCGAGGCCATGCGCGACGAATGCCTGCGCGTGGCGGCGTCCTTCAACGCCGCGCCGCCGAGCATCGTGCCGGGCACCCAGGCCCCGAGCGGCGCGGGCGTCGGCTCGGCCGTGTTCCCGCCGGTCGATCAGGCGGCCCCCACGCCCTCGGGCTCGGTCCAGACGCCGTACCAGCCGACCCCGCCGCCGAACCCGTACGGCACGCCCGCCCCGGCGGGGCCGGCCCCGGCCTACGGCTATCCGCAGCAGGGCGGCTACCAGACGCCGTCCCCCGCGGCGTACTCCCCGCAGCACGGCCCGTCGACGCCGCCGCCGTACAACCTGACGCCCCAGACCGCGGGGGCCTCCTCCGGCGGCAGGAACAACAAGCCGGTGATCATCGGCTCGGTCATCGTGTCGGTCGTCGCCGTCGGCGGCCTCGTCACGGCGCTGCTGCTGAACGGCGGCGGCGAGGACGACAAGGGCGGCGGCAGCGGCGCGAGTGCGTCGGCCTCGGCGGAGAAGAAGCCCGGCTACCGCGGGCCGGACACCACGAAGACGATCGACACCGAGGAGTGCACGGAGCCGCAGGAGTCGTACAACGACCCCGACAAGATCCAGATCCCGGACTTCAAGTTCAAGAACATCAAGTCGGTCAAGGCCTGTCTCCAGGCGGCCGGCTGGGAGCTGAACGAGAAGAAGGTCGACGAGAACACCTACGGCGACGGCACGGTCATGAACCAGTTCCCGTCCGCCGACACCGACGTCGACCCGGAGGACATGCCCGAGATCGAGCTCAGCGTCTCGACGGGCAACCCGCCCTCCTGA
- a CDS encoding ABC transporter permease: MSTATTTESKELAPVSAESLAALLVAKERPPRPSAWSASMTFGWRAILKIKHVPEQLFDVTAFPIMMVLMYTYLFGGALAGSPKEYIQFLLPGILVMSVVMITMYTGVSVNTDIEKGVFDRFRSLPIWRPSTMVGYLLGDALRYTIASVVMLTVGVILGYRPDGGVAGVLAGIALLVAFSFAFSWIWTMFGLMLRTEKSVMGVSMMVIFPLTFLSNVFVDPKTMPGWLQAFVNNSPITHLASAVRGLMGGDWPADEVAWSLGWAALFVLVFGPVTMRLYNRK; the protein is encoded by the coding sequence ATGAGCACCGCGACGACCACCGAGAGCAAAGAGCTCGCCCCGGTCAGCGCCGAGTCGCTCGCCGCCCTGCTCGTCGCCAAGGAGCGGCCGCCGCGGCCCAGCGCGTGGTCGGCGTCGATGACCTTCGGCTGGCGGGCCATCCTCAAGATCAAGCACGTGCCGGAGCAGCTCTTCGACGTCACGGCGTTCCCGATCATGATGGTGCTGATGTACACGTACCTGTTCGGCGGGGCCCTGGCCGGCTCGCCGAAGGAGTACATCCAGTTCCTGCTGCCGGGCATCCTCGTGATGTCGGTCGTGATGATCACGATGTACACGGGTGTCTCCGTGAACACCGACATCGAGAAGGGCGTCTTCGACCGGTTCCGCAGCCTGCCGATCTGGCGGCCGTCGACGATGGTCGGCTATCTGCTCGGTGACGCCCTGCGGTACACCATCGCCTCGGTCGTGATGCTGACCGTCGGCGTCATCCTCGGCTACCGGCCGGACGGCGGGGTCGCCGGTGTACTCGCCGGGATCGCCCTGCTGGTGGCCTTCTCGTTCGCCTTCTCGTGGATCTGGACGATGTTCGGGCTGATGCTGCGCACCGAGAAGTCGGTGATGGGCGTCAGCATGATGGTGATCTTCCCGCTCACGTTCCTGTCCAACGTGTTCGTGGACCCGAAGACCATGCCGGGCTGGCTGCAGGCGTTCGTGAACAACAGCCCCATCACTCATCTGGCGTCGGCGGTGCGCGGCCTGATGGGCGGGGACTGGCCGGCCGACGAGGTCGCCTGGTCGCTGGGCTGGGCGGCGCTGTTCGTGCTGGTCTTCGGGCCGGTCACGATGCGGCTGTACAACCGGAAGTAG
- a CDS encoding bacterial proteasome activator family protein, producing MEMPRNERSPENPQILVVGQDGMALGGGSADEDSRETPVTEQVEQPAKVMRIGSMIKQLLEEVRAAPLDEASRARLKDIHASSVKELEDGLAPELVEELERLSLPFTDEATPSDSELRIAQAQLVGWLEGLFHGIQTTLFAQQMAARAQLEQMRRALPPGVGDGLDEQHPGPRTGGPYL from the coding sequence ATGGAGATGCCGAGGAACGAACGGTCGCCGGAGAACCCGCAGATCCTGGTCGTGGGCCAGGACGGCATGGCGCTCGGTGGCGGCAGCGCAGACGAGGACTCCCGCGAGACCCCGGTCACGGAACAGGTGGAGCAGCCCGCGAAGGTCATGCGGATCGGCAGCATGATCAAGCAGCTGCTGGAGGAGGTGCGCGCGGCTCCCCTGGACGAGGCCAGCCGGGCGCGGCTCAAAGACATCCACGCCAGCTCGGTGAAGGAGCTGGAGGACGGTCTGGCGCCCGAGCTGGTCGAAGAGCTGGAGCGGCTCTCCCTGCCCTTCACGGACGAGGCGACCCCCAGCGACTCCGAGCTGCGCATCGCGCAGGCCCAGCTGGTCGGGTGGCTGGAGGGGCTCTTCCACGGGATCCAGACGACGCTGTTCGCCCAGCAGATGGCGGCCCGCGCCCAGCTGGAGCAGATGCGCCGCGCCCTCCCGCCGGGAGTCGGCGACGGCCTCGACGAGCAGCACCCGGGCCCCCGGACGGGCGGCCCCTACCTGTAG
- a CDS encoding NTP transferase domain-containing protein translates to MTAYERPGVPGTGTGPGHGAEPAGYDAVVLAGGASRRLGGTDKPGVRVGGRALLDRVLAACGGARSIVVVAAPRPTARPVTWAREDPPGGGPLAALDAGLRHTTAEHVVVLSADLPFLQEPTVDRLLDALRESGRDGVLLTDPGGRDQPLVAAYSAPRLREELTVLAGRHGSLAGLPLRRLTAGLDLTRISDPVASFDCDTWDDIATARARIREHGHVLDEWISAVKDELGIDLDVDTRGLLDLARDAAHGVARPAAPLTTFLVGYAAAQAGGGPEAVAEAARKAVALAARWAQESTPEERPSGDGPQSSGDGPQSAGDGPTSSGDGPASSPGDVAPDATPDTRPDAG, encoded by the coding sequence GTGACCGCCTACGAGCGCCCCGGCGTACCCGGCACCGGCACCGGCCCCGGACACGGCGCGGAACCCGCCGGGTACGACGCCGTCGTGCTCGCCGGTGGAGCCTCCCGGCGCCTCGGCGGCACGGACAAGCCCGGGGTGCGCGTGGGCGGCCGGGCCCTGCTCGACCGTGTCCTCGCCGCCTGCGGCGGTGCCCGGAGCATTGTCGTCGTCGCCGCGCCCCGGCCGACCGCACGGCCCGTGACCTGGGCCCGCGAGGACCCGCCCGGCGGCGGACCGCTCGCAGCGCTCGACGCCGGGCTCCGCCACACCACGGCCGAGCACGTCGTGGTGCTCTCCGCCGACCTGCCGTTCCTTCAGGAGCCCACCGTGGACCGCCTGCTGGACGCGCTGCGGGAGAGCGGCCGCGACGGCGTGCTGCTGACCGACCCCGGCGGCCGTGACCAGCCGCTCGTGGCCGCCTACAGTGCGCCGCGGCTGCGTGAGGAGCTCACGGTGCTCGCCGGACGGCACGGCTCTCTCGCCGGTCTCCCCCTGCGGCGTCTCACCGCCGGGCTGGACCTCACCCGCATCTCCGACCCCGTCGCGTCCTTCGACTGCGACACCTGGGACGACATCGCCACCGCCAGGGCACGTATCAGGGAGCATGGGCACGTGTTGGATGAATGGATTTCCGCTGTCAAGGACGAACTGGGGATCGACCTCGATGTCGACACCCGCGGCCTGCTCGACCTCGCCCGCGACGCCGCCCACGGTGTCGCCCGGCCCGCGGCGCCGCTGACCACCTTCCTCGTCGGCTACGCGGCCGCGCAGGCCGGCGGCGGCCCCGAGGCGGTCGCGGAGGCCGCCCGCAAGGCCGTGGCCCTCGCCGCCCGCTGGGCGCAGGAGAGCACCCCCGAGGAGCGGCCATCGGGCGACGGACCGCAGTCGTCCGGTGATGGACCGCAGTCGGCCGGTGATGGACCGACTTCGTCCGGTGACGGACCTGCGTCGTCCCCCGGTGATGTCGCCCCCGACGCCACCCCCGACACCCGCCCGGACGCCGGATGA
- a CDS encoding molybdopterin molybdotransferase MoeA, producing MTPHGARAGEDAEDLDVEEVLALVRNSNGDHLPAPAARSDGGDAGSAHPSHRPDTSARPPDTRHRATPWPEARALAERAGRDAVRAARRAPVSAPLDTALGLTLAAPLDALTDLPSFDTSAMDGWAVCGPAPWHVRDAGVLAGHAAPPSLTDGEAVRIATGARIPPDTTAVLRSEHGRTDDKGRLYATRDVVPGQDIRPRGQECRTGDQLLAVGTLVTPAVLGLAAAAGYDAVTAVPRARAEVLVLGDELLTQGLPRDGLIRDALGPMLAPWLRALGADVTAVRRIRDDADALHRAVTTSDADVILTTGGTAAGPLDHVHPTLRRIGAELLVDGVKVRPGHPMLLARTTPTQYLVGLPGNPLAAVSGLLTLAEPLLRILAARPAPEPYTMPLRDAVHGHPHDTRLVPVVLRGDEAVPLHYNGPAMLRGIAAADALAVVEPGGARPGQEAELLDLPWASAGIGVCFT from the coding sequence ATGACCCCGCACGGCGCCCGTGCCGGTGAGGACGCCGAGGACCTCGATGTCGAGGAGGTGCTCGCCCTCGTGAGGAACAGCAACGGCGATCACCTGCCCGCCCCCGCCGCTCGGAGTGACGGAGGCGACGCCGGCAGCGCCCACCCCTCCCACCGGCCGGACACTTCCGCCCGGCCGCCCGACACCCGGCACCGAGCCACCCCCTGGCCCGAGGCCCGGGCCCTCGCCGAACGCGCCGGCCGCGACGCCGTCCGGGCAGCCCGCCGCGCGCCCGTCTCGGCGCCCCTCGACACCGCCCTCGGCCTGACGCTCGCCGCGCCGCTCGACGCCCTCACCGACCTCCCCTCCTTCGACACCTCCGCGATGGACGGCTGGGCGGTCTGCGGTCCCGCCCCCTGGCACGTGCGGGACGCGGGCGTCCTTGCCGGGCACGCCGCGCCCCCGTCCCTCACCGACGGCGAGGCCGTCCGGATCGCCACCGGCGCCCGCATCCCCCCGGACACCACCGCGGTCCTGCGCAGCGAGCACGGCCGCACCGACGACAAGGGCCGCCTGTACGCGACCCGGGACGTCGTCCCCGGCCAGGACATCCGCCCCCGCGGCCAGGAGTGCCGCACCGGCGACCAGCTCCTCGCTGTCGGCACCCTCGTCACCCCGGCCGTCCTCGGGCTCGCGGCGGCCGCCGGCTACGACGCCGTCACCGCGGTCCCCCGCGCCCGCGCCGAAGTCCTGGTCCTCGGGGACGAGTTGCTCACCCAGGGCCTGCCACGCGACGGCCTGATCCGGGACGCGCTCGGCCCCATGCTGGCGCCCTGGCTGCGGGCGCTCGGCGCCGACGTCACCGCCGTCCGGCGCATCCGCGACGACGCCGATGCCCTGCACCGGGCCGTCACCACCTCCGACGCCGACGTCATCCTCACCACCGGCGGCACCGCGGCGGGCCCCCTCGACCACGTCCACCCCACCCTGCGCCGAATCGGCGCCGAACTCCTCGTGGACGGCGTCAAGGTGCGCCCGGGCCACCCCATGCTGCTGGCCCGCACCACGCCGACCCAGTACCTCGTCGGCCTGCCGGGCAACCCGCTCGCCGCCGTCTCCGGGCTGCTGACGCTCGCCGAGCCGCTGCTGCGGATCCTCGCGGCCCGCCCGGCCCCGGAGCCGTACACGATGCCGCTCCGGGACGCCGTGCACGGGCACCCGCACGACACCCGGCTCGTCCCCGTCGTCCTGCGCGGCGACGAGGCCGTGCCACTGCACTACAACGGCCCCGCCATGCTGCGCGGCATCGCGGCGGCCGACGCGCTGGCCGTCGTGGAGCCGGGCGGCGCACGTCCCGGGCAGGAGGCGGAACTGCTCGACCTGCCCTGGGCGTCGGCAGGTATCGGGGTGTGTTTCACGTGA
- a CDS encoding NAD(P)H-quinone oxidoreductase yields the protein MHAITIPEPGGPEALVWAEVPDPVPGEGEVLVEVAASAVNRADILQRQGFYEPPPGASPYPGLECSGRIAGIGTGVSGWNVGDEVCALLSGGGYAEKVAVPAGQLLPVPDGVSLTQAAALPEVTCTVWSNVFMIAHLRPGETLLVHGGSSGIGTMAIQLAKAVGARVAVTAGTKEKLERCAELGADILVNYREQDFVEEVRKATDGAGADVILDNMGAKYLERNVRALAVNGRLAIIGMQGGVKGELNIGALLAKRATISATSLRARPLEEKAAIVAAVREHVWPLFTGGHLRPVVDREVPMPDAAAAHRVVEESGHVGKVLLIAPNSA from the coding sequence ATGCATGCGATCACGATTCCCGAACCTGGTGGGCCCGAGGCGCTGGTCTGGGCCGAGGTCCCGGACCCCGTGCCCGGCGAGGGCGAGGTCCTGGTCGAGGTGGCGGCCAGTGCCGTCAACCGGGCCGACATCCTGCAGCGGCAGGGCTTCTACGAACCCCCGCCCGGAGCGTCCCCCTACCCCGGTCTGGAGTGCTCCGGGCGGATCGCCGGGATCGGCACCGGCGTCTCGGGCTGGAACGTCGGCGACGAGGTGTGCGCGCTGCTCTCCGGCGGCGGCTACGCCGAGAAGGTGGCCGTGCCGGCCGGGCAGCTGCTGCCCGTGCCCGACGGGGTGAGCCTGACACAGGCCGCGGCGCTGCCCGAGGTGACCTGCACCGTCTGGTCGAACGTCTTCATGATCGCCCACCTGCGGCCCGGCGAGACGCTCCTCGTGCACGGCGGCTCCAGCGGTATCGGCACGATGGCCATCCAGCTGGCCAAGGCGGTCGGTGCGCGGGTGGCGGTGACGGCCGGTACGAAGGAGAAGCTCGAGCGGTGCGCCGAGCTGGGCGCCGACATCCTGGTCAACTACCGCGAGCAGGACTTCGTCGAGGAGGTCAGGAAGGCGACGGACGGCGCCGGGGCCGATGTCATCCTCGACAACATGGGCGCCAAGTACCTGGAACGCAACGTCAGGGCCCTGGCCGTCAACGGCCGGCTCGCGATCATCGGCATGCAGGGCGGTGTGAAGGGCGAGCTGAACATCGGCGCCCTGCTGGCCAAGCGCGCCACCATCAGCGCGACGTCCCTGCGTGCCCGGCCCCTGGAGGAGAAGGCGGCCATCGTCGCCGCCGTCCGCGAGCACGTCTGGCCGCTGTTCACCGGCGGCCACCTGCGCCCGGTCGTCGACCGCGAAGTCCCGATGCCGGACGCTGCCGCGGCCCACCGCGTGGTGGAGGAGAGCGGCCACGTCGGCAAGGTCCTCCTGATCGCCCCCAACTCCGCCTGA
- a CDS encoding ATP-binding cassette domain-containing protein, giving the protein MSTQMSGLAIETAGLVKTFGETRAVDGVDLSVPAGTVYGVLGPNGAGKTTTVKMLATLLRPDGGEAHVFGHDIVREADEVRGRVSLTGQYASVDEDLTGTENLVLLGRLLGHHKKAARERAGQLLEAFGLTEAAAKQVKHYSGGMRRRIDIAASILNTPDLLFLDEPTTGLDPRSRNQVWEIVRAVVAQGTTVLLTTQYLDEADQLASRIAVIDRGKVIAEGTKGELKSSVGAGSVHLRLRDPDQRDLAGELLRRALDAQVQPEPDPVALTARLGTAASADSAAEQASRALGELARAGITVDNFSLGQPSLDEVFLALTGHDTHDSSDRSDDPKDEVAA; this is encoded by the coding sequence ATGAGCACGCAGATGTCCGGCCTGGCGATCGAAACCGCGGGCCTGGTGAAAACGTTCGGCGAGACGAGGGCCGTCGACGGCGTCGACCTGTCCGTGCCCGCGGGCACGGTCTACGGCGTCCTCGGCCCGAACGGCGCCGGCAAGACCACCACCGTGAAGATGCTCGCCACACTCCTGCGGCCGGACGGCGGCGAAGCGCATGTCTTCGGCCACGACATCGTCCGCGAGGCGGACGAGGTGCGCGGCCGGGTGAGCCTCACCGGCCAGTACGCCTCGGTCGACGAGGACCTCACCGGCACCGAGAACCTGGTCCTGCTGGGCCGGCTGCTCGGCCACCACAAGAAGGCCGCCCGTGAGCGCGCAGGCCAGCTCCTGGAGGCCTTCGGCCTGACGGAGGCCGCCGCAAAGCAGGTCAAGCACTACTCGGGCGGCATGCGGCGCCGTATCGACATCGCCGCGTCCATCCTCAACACCCCCGACCTGCTGTTCCTCGACGAGCCGACCACCGGCCTGGACCCGCGCAGCCGCAACCAGGTCTGGGAGATCGTGCGGGCCGTGGTCGCCCAGGGCACCACCGTGCTGCTGACCACGCAGTATCTGGACGAGGCCGACCAGCTGGCGTCCCGGATCGCCGTCATCGACCGCGGCAAAGTGATCGCCGAGGGCACCAAGGGCGAACTGAAGTCGTCCGTCGGAGCCGGGTCCGTGCATCTGCGGCTGCGCGATCCCGACCAGCGCGACCTCGCGGGCGAGCTGCTGCGCCGCGCCCTGGACGCGCAGGTGCAGCCGGAGCCCGACCCGGTGGCCCTCACCGCCCGCCTCGGTACGGCGGCGAGCGCCGACTCCGCGGCCGAGCAGGCCTCCCGCGCCCTGGGCGAGCTGGCCCGCGCCGGGATCACCGTCGACAACTTCTCGCTGGGCCAGCCCAGCCTGGACGAGGTGTTCCTCGCCCTCACCGGACACGACACGCACGACTCCTCCGACCGCTCCGACGACCCGAAGGACGAGGTGGCGGCATGA
- a CDS encoding PadR family transcriptional regulator, whose protein sequence is MSIRHGLLALLAAGPRYGSRLRTDFETRTGGTWPLNIGQVYTTLGRLERDGMVAQDAVDAAGRTLYALTEAGRAELRAWYDRPVERADPPRDELAIKLVMALGADGVDVREVVEAQRRHVAAALHDHVRQRAEALARAPEHPEEMARLLVLEQLVFQAEAEVRWLDHCEARLLRFTREDEPPRREQPEA, encoded by the coding sequence ATGTCGATACGTCACGGGCTGCTGGCCCTCCTGGCGGCCGGCCCCCGCTACGGCTCCCGCCTGCGCACCGACTTCGAGACCCGCACCGGCGGCACCTGGCCGCTGAACATCGGGCAGGTCTACACGACGCTCGGCCGCCTGGAACGGGACGGCATGGTCGCCCAGGACGCCGTCGACGCCGCCGGACGGACGCTGTACGCGCTCACCGAGGCCGGCCGGGCCGAGCTGCGCGCCTGGTACGACCGCCCCGTCGAACGGGCCGATCCGCCGCGCGACGAGCTGGCGATCAAGCTGGTGATGGCGCTCGGCGCGGACGGAGTCGACGTACGGGAGGTCGTCGAGGCACAGCGGCGGCACGTGGCGGCGGCCCTGCACGACCATGTGCGGCAGCGTGCCGAGGCCCTGGCCCGCGCGCCGGAGCACCCCGAGGAGATGGCCCGCCTCCTCGTCCTGGAGCAGCTCGTCTTCCAGGCAGAGGCCGAGGTCCGCTGGCTGGACCACTGCGAGGCCCGACTGCTCCGTTTCACCCGGGAGGACGAACCGCCCCGCCGGGAGCAACCCGAAGCCTGA
- a CDS encoding potassium channel family protein — protein MKLPGQDAIARQADEHLVTYRVKLPRKVVEHPIRQVAKRLSMALFVLLLTALIVYADRDGYNDNAGGGISLLDAFYYATVTLSTTGYGDITPASESARLTNILVITPLRVLFLIILVGTTLEALTERTREEWRLNRWRSTLRDHTVVIGFGTKGRSAIQTVCATGLRKEQVVVVDPSSKVIDAATAEGYAGIVGDATRSEVLNQAEVHKARQIIIATQRDDTAVLVALTARQINRGAKIVATVREEENAPLLKQSGADAVVTSASAAGRLLGLSVLSPAAGMVMEDLIQQGSGLDIVERPVVKAEVGKTPREVDDLVVSVIRGHRVLGYDDPSIGRLELTDRLITIVRKTPATQVAPDIRPMPPMPRNN, from the coding sequence GTGAAACTTCCGGGCCAGGACGCGATCGCCCGCCAGGCCGACGAGCATCTGGTGACCTATCGGGTGAAACTCCCGAGAAAAGTGGTGGAGCACCCGATCCGCCAGGTCGCCAAGCGGCTCTCCATGGCGCTGTTCGTCCTCCTGCTGACCGCGCTGATCGTCTACGCCGACCGCGACGGCTACAACGACAACGCGGGCGGCGGCATCAGCCTCCTCGACGCGTTCTACTACGCGACCGTCACCCTCTCCACCACCGGTTACGGTGACATCACCCCGGCGAGCGAAAGCGCCCGGCTCACCAACATCCTCGTCATCACGCCGCTGCGCGTGCTGTTCCTGATCATCCTGGTCGGTACCACCCTGGAAGCCCTCACCGAACGCACCCGGGAGGAGTGGCGGCTGAACCGCTGGAGGTCCACGTTGCGCGATCACACCGTCGTCATCGGCTTTGGCACGAAGGGCAGGTCGGCGATCCAGACCGTCTGCGCGACGGGCCTGCGGAAGGAACAGGTCGTCGTGGTCGACCCCAGTTCCAAGGTGATCGACGCCGCGACCGCCGAGGGCTACGCGGGCATCGTCGGGGACGCGACCCGCAGCGAGGTGCTGAATCAGGCCGAGGTGCACAAGGCGCGCCAGATCATCATCGCGACCCAGCGCGACGACACCGCGGTGCTGGTGGCGCTGACGGCCCGCCAGATCAACCGCGGAGCGAAGATCGTGGCCACGGTGCGGGAGGAGGAGAACGCGCCGCTGCTCAAGCAGTCGGGCGCCGACGCGGTCGTCACCAGCGCCAGCGCCGCCGGCCGGCTGCTCGGCCTGTCCGTGCTCAGCCCCGCCGCCGGCATGGTCATGGAGGACCTCATCCAGCAGGGCAGCGGCCTAGACATCGTCGAACGGCCGGTGGTCAAGGCCGAGGTGGGCAAGACGCCGCGGGAGGTGGACGACCTGGTGGTCAGCGTCATACGCGGGCACCGGGTCCTCGGCTACGACGACCCGTCCATCGGGCGGCTGGAGCTGACCGACCGGCTCATCACGATCGTGCGGAAGACCCCGGCCACGCAGGTCGCGCCGGACATCCGCCCGATGCCCCCGATGCCCCGCAACAACTGA
- a CDS encoding dihydrolipoamide acetyltransferase family protein, whose protein sequence is MAQVLEFKLPDLGEGLTEAEIVRWLVEVGDVVAIDQPVVEVETAKAMVEVPCPYGGVVTARFGEEGTELPVGAPLITVAVGERPASGADGTASEGSGNVLVGYGTSEAPARRRRVRQERPVSGASAAGPTGAAAAPAHAQAAVPATAVTTRAGEPPASVNGQAGGPGTDDGPVPVISPLVRRLARQNGLDLRELTGSGPDGLILRADVEYALRAAGRGATTAPAAEPHPGVPQAPAPALASRSSAPAAPGETRTPLKGVRGAVADKLARSRREIPDATCWVDADATELMRARTAMNAAGGPKISLLALLARICTAALARFPELNSTVDAEAREIVRFDQVHLGFAAQTERGLVVPVVRDAQARDAESLTAEFARLTEAGRTGTLTPGELTGGTFTLNNYGVFGVDGSTPIINHPEAAMLGVGRIVPKPWVHEGELAVRQVVQLSLTFDHRVCDGGVAGGFLRYVADCVEQPAVLLRTL, encoded by the coding sequence ATGGCACAGGTGCTGGAGTTCAAGCTGCCCGACCTCGGTGAGGGGCTCACCGAGGCGGAGATCGTGCGCTGGCTGGTCGAGGTCGGCGACGTGGTCGCGATCGACCAGCCGGTCGTCGAGGTCGAGACGGCCAAGGCGATGGTCGAGGTCCCGTGCCCCTACGGCGGTGTGGTCACGGCCCGCTTCGGCGAGGAGGGCACGGAACTGCCCGTCGGGGCGCCGCTGATCACGGTGGCGGTGGGGGAGCGGCCCGCCTCTGGCGCCGACGGCACCGCCTCCGAGGGGTCGGGCAACGTCCTGGTCGGGTACGGCACCTCCGAGGCGCCCGCGCGGCGCCGCCGGGTGCGGCAGGAGCGGCCGGTGTCCGGCGCGTCCGCAGCCGGGCCGACCGGTGCCGCCGCGGCGCCGGCACACGCGCAGGCCGCGGTCCCCGCGACCGCGGTGACCACGCGGGCGGGCGAGCCCCCGGCGTCGGTGAACGGGCAGGCCGGCGGTCCCGGGACGGACGACGGTCCCGTCCCCGTGATCTCGCCCCTGGTGCGCCGGCTGGCCCGGCAGAACGGCCTTGACCTGCGGGAGCTGACCGGGTCCGGCCCCGACGGGCTGATCCTGCGAGCGGACGTCGAGTACGCCCTGCGTGCCGCGGGCCGCGGCGCCACGACGGCACCGGCGGCCGAGCCGCACCCGGGCGTGCCCCAGGCACCGGCACCGGCCCTCGCGTCCCGGTCCTCGGCACCGGCGGCCCCCGGCGAGACCCGCACCCCGCTCAAGGGCGTCCGGGGCGCCGTCGCCGACAAGCTGGCGCGCAGCCGCCGCGAGATCCCGGACGCCACCTGCTGGGTGGACGCCGACGCCACGGAGCTGATGCGGGCGCGCACGGCCATGAACGCGGCCGGCGGTCCGAAGATCTCCCTGCTGGCCCTGCTGGCCCGGATCTGCACCGCGGCCCTCGCCCGCTTCCCCGAGCTCAACTCCACAGTGGACGCGGAGGCCAGGGAGATCGTCCGGTTCGACCAGGTGCACCTGGGCTTCGCGGCGCAGACCGAACGGGGCCTCGTCGTCCCGGTCGTACGGGACGCGCAGGCGCGGGACGCCGAGTCGCTGACGGCCGAGTTCGCGCGGCTGACCGAGGCGGGCCGCACGGGGACGCTGACCCCGGGCGAACTGACCGGCGGCACCTTCACGTTGAACAACTACGGCGTCTTCGGCGTCGACGGCTCCACCCCGATCATCAACCACCCCGAGGCCGCCATGCTCGGCGTCGGCCGCATCGTCCCCAAGCCGTGGGTGCACGAGGGCGAGCTGGCGGTGCGCCAGGTCGTGCAGCTCTCGCTCACCTTCGACCACCGGGTGTGCGACGGGGGCGTGGCGGGCGGCTTCCTGCGGTACGTGGCGGACTGCGTCGAACAACCGGCGGTGCTGCTGCGGACGCTCTGA